CCCCAAGAGAATTGAGAACATccatccacacaaaaactcatacaaaccagcattattcataataaccaagaagtggaaacaacccaaagtctaccaacagatgaatggataaaaagaataTGGTGTGTCCATGTAATGGGGTGTTATTCAGCAATGCAAAAAAGCAAAGAACTGATATGTGCTACCACGTGGCTGAACATCAAAGACATAGTAAGTGGTagaagccacatgcaaaagaccACATGCTGCGTGGACCCGTTTATATGTCATGAATTACTGCAGAtcaaaaaaataattaggaagttTCACCCTCTGAGATTGAGGTTTTTCTGCGTCtgcttgattatttttcttttctcaaattttatttttagggactGTGTTAACTTCTTATGATGttctctttttacattttttttttatcttttagacCCCTGGTTTGATATGTACCTAACTGCTCGAGACTCTATCGTCTTGAACTTCAATCCATTCATGGCATTCAACCCTGACCCAAAGTCTGAGTATAATGACCAGCTCACCAGGGCCACGAACATGACTATTTCTGCCGTCCGGTTTCTGAAGACTCTGAGGGCTGGTCTTTTGGAGCCAGAGGTTTTCCATTTGAACCCTGCCAAAAGTGACACAGATACCTTCAAGAGACTCATACGCTTTGTGCCTTCCTCCCTGTCCTGGTATGGGGCCTACCTGGTTAATGCATATCCCCTGGATATGTCCCAGTATTTTCGGCTTTTCAATTCAACTCGTTTACCCAGACGCACTCGGGATGAACTTGTCACTGATGAGAAGGCCAGGCACCTCCTGGTCCTAAGAAAAGGACATTTCTATGTTTTTGATGTCCTGGATCATGATGGAAACATCGTGAGCGCCTCGGAAATCCAGGCTCACCTGAAGTACATTCTCTCAGACAACAGCCCGGCCCCTGAGTTTCCGCTGGCGTATCTGACCACTGAGAACCGAGACGTGTGGGCAGAGCTCAGGCAGAAGCTGGTGAGTGAGGGCAATGAGGAGACGCTGAGGAAAGTGGACTCCGCGGTGTTCTGTCTCTGCCTAGATGACTTCCCCATCGAGGGCCTTGTTCACTTGTCTCACAGCATGCTACACGGTGACGGCACCAACCGCTGGTATGATAAGTCCTTTAACCTCATTATAGCCAAGGATGGCACTGCCGCCTTGCACTTCGAGCATGCTTGGGGCGACGGGGTGGCAGTGCTGAGGTTTTTGAACGAAGTGTTTAAAGACAGCACTCAGGCCCCTGCCATCAGCCCACAGAATCAGCCGGCCCGCACTGACTCCTCTGCGGCCGTGCAGAAACTTACCTTCAAGCTGAGTGATGCCCTCAAGACTGGCATCAGCACTGCGAAGGAGAGGTTTGATGCCATTGTGAAGACCCTCACCATCGACTTCATCCAGTTTCACAGAGGGGGCAAGGAGTTCTTAAAGAAGCAGAGGCTGAGTCCTGACTCGGTAGCCCAGCTGGCCTTCCAGATGGCTTTCCTGCGGCAGTATGGGCAGACCGTGGCCACCTACGAGTCCTGCAGCACCGCAGCCTTCAAGCACGGCCGCACCGAGACCATTAGGCCAGCCTCCATCTTCACGAAGAGGTGTTCTGAGGCCTTTGTCAGGGAGCCCTCCCAGCACAGCGTTGGTGAGCTTCAGCAGATGATGGCTGAGTGCTCCAAGTATCATGGCCAGCTGACCAGAGAAGCCGCCATgggtgagctgggggtggggagactgcCCTTGGGTCACATTGCCCTCTGCTCTGGGGTAGTCCTCAGTAAGATCCTCCTCTGTGTCTGATTTCCACCACTTCACCAGTTCAGTCCGTCTGCCAACCCCTAGATGGTGATTATTTTCTGCCCTAGCAGTCTGAATGGCCAGATTAGCCATTAGGGATTAGAATATTCTTTACTTCTACACAGGGATAGAGAAATGGATCTTAATTTATCCTCATTTAAAGTCACCTTTCAGCTGTGACACACGATtctctttctgttgtttgttGGTCATCTGACTTGCTTTTGACAGGTCAGGGTTTCGAGGCCTATAGCCCCTCTTACTTTGCCTCACTTGGCACGTGTTGGCTTCCTAGAAAGAAGCCATTTCAAAAGTTCTTCCCAAATCCAAGTGTCATCCTTCCTTTGCCTCTCCGTGGTAAAATTTGAAACCTGGAAAGGACCTGGAAGGTCACATAATTCTGTCTTTTCCTGCAGCCAAAAGTCCTGGAAGGAAAAGAGATCTCTGTGACATTCTGGTCGGTAGGAAGCTCGGGCCATGGGCTCCACATTATCCAACACGTGAGCAGTAAAGCTGAGATTAGAAGAGATTAGAAACCTCAAAACCCTTTCCATTTTGTTCCAGCAACTCAATCTTGTCTTTTACACTAGACTtagactttggattttattttagtttttgagtCCATAGctctcttgtattttttctttttttgactgacTAAATTGATTcagtttcagaatttttaaaaatcatacttttcaTTTTAGGCTCAGCTGCAGAGGTTAGTGAGTTGGATGTGTGCatacacaagcagacagagcCTTCTTCTACTCTCAAAGATGCTATGAAGGGGACTCCGACAACAGGCGGGGAGTTTTACTAGGATCCCTTTCCATCCTGGGATTCTGAGACTCTGGTTTTCTATATTTGTCTCTGACAGGCCAGGGCTTTGACCGACACTTATTTGCTCTGCGGTACCTGGCAGCAGCCAAGGGGACTGCTCTCCCTGAGCTCTACCTGGACCCGGCATATGGGCAGATAAACCACAACATCCTGTCCACGAGCACCCTGAGCAGCCCAGCAGTGAACGTCGGTGGCTTTGCCCCTGTGGTCCCTGATGGCTTTGGCATTGGGTATGCTGTTCATGACAACTGGATAGGCTGCAACGTGTCCTCCTACCCAGGCCGCAATGCCCGGGAGTTTCTCCAATGTGTAGAGAAGGCCTTAGAAGACATATTTGATGTCATAGATGGCAAATGCATCAAAACTTAGCATCTGGATGGGTGAAAAGCCTTCATCGCTTCATTGAcataaaaattggggcctaaaGGTGCTATTATGTATATGAAGGAAACTAACCATGAGGTGCCTAGGCAGCCAGTGCTGTAAGGCTTGagctttaaaatacagttttaaagcTAAACATGTAATTGCCAAGTGGTAGATCACAACTAAAGAGAATGGGAGATTTCAATTTTAAGGGCATTTGATCAGGAGGTGGGATTTGGAAGGATAACTTAGGTGTATCTATTgttgaaacagaaataaaatttaattgttGCTTGGCAATGGTTCCTTTTAGTTGCTGTTGCTGTTCAGCCTACTTTCCTAATCCCCACAAAGAACTTTCTAACATTAAGTTCGGTAAGTTCAGGTAACACTAAGTTCCCACTGGCTCCTGGCTTTTTGGGTGAGGTGGGAAGTGCTGTTTCATCCTCCCTattaacttctctctctcctgggacATCCTTTGTAAAAATCCTCTTCATTTTTCTGGAAAGTGCTGGTGCTTGATTCTGATAGTCCTGCAGTAGTAAAAGGTATTCCTATGGATTTGGGGAGTACTATTTGACTATCCAGCCAAATGAAGATTTATAATTGGTGTGAATCTTTCACTGAATCTTTCAGTTGAATCTTTCCTGCCATCTATGGCATAATGTACACATGACTACTCTACATTTCGGACTTGAAAACTCTGGTTTTGAGTGAACACAGAATTTTTGTTAACAGTCTGTTGTTGAACACTGCTATAACATGAAAGGAAGGGTGTTTGGTTCTGTTCTGTCTTGCGTTTTGAAAAGgaatggtttttgtttgtgtttaattTTAGCTGTGTTTATGGTGGATCGCCCAGGGGCTTACTGGACATCGGTATTTGAATTCTGATACGAGCCAGTCACAAAGCACTTGCAGTGCATTATCTCAGTTCCCCTTACAGTTCACATAAACCCACCTGCACGTCTTCTAAGTTGCCTCCACCTGTCCTTCACTCAGTAGTCATTTAGTGACTACCCAACAGGTACCAGGTTCCCTGTATTCCATGGTTTAATCAGAGCGGAACATCTGAGAGCTGCCAGTGCACGTGACCATCACGTTGTTCTCATCTGTGAAGCACGATCAAGAAAACCTGTTCAAGAAACCTGAACCAGATGTTGGCTGCGCATGCGCGCGTTCGTCACCCGGAAGCACTAGCCggggccccgccccgccgcctgtATAGCTGCCAGGGTTCTTCGCTTCTTGCACTCCCACTCTTGGCTCCTACTAGTGCCTACCTTATGCTCTCAGCTGCAGAACGACGCTGGGGTGTTTGTCCACCTGTGCAGGCTCAGGAAATGGTTGACAAGGCGACAGGCAAGTCCAAAGGTAAGTTTAAAACCTATGCTATTTGTGGGGCCATTTGCAGGGTGGGTGAGTCAGATGCCTCCTATTCTCTGGCTGAGGCTGATGGCGTCGTCTAAAAGGGTTTCTGACAGAAGAGGATCTTAAGTGTGTAATATTTGTCATAAAATAATGACCCTTCCCTCCAAAAACTGGTATCCTGGTTCTACCATGTCCTCCCTATACGACCAAAGGCAAGTTATTCCGCCTCTCTGGTGTGTGTTGCTCCTTGTGATTGAGGACAGTTCCTATAGCATGGGGATGAAATGAGGGCTAGCTCTAATGATGCAGGGAAAGCACCTGGCAAGTAGTTGAGGCTTAGTTTGTGTTCCCTTGCTGCTCTGTGGTGTCTGTGCTGCTGTTGCTCTATTGCTTATCGAAGTGTTGAACCTCACTTGAATAGCGAACTCCCCATAGTatgagcttttattatttttttaaagattgtatttattcatttgagagagagagagagagaaagagagagagcatgagaggagagaggtcagagggagaagcagactccctgctgatcagggagtctgatgcgggacttgatcctgtaactccaggatcatgacctgagccaaaggcaattgcttaaccagctgagacacccaggaacctagtatgagtttttaaaaccaaaacctTGATTGGAACTTGCAGGGCTGAAATGTCCTATTTCATGCATCTGTTCAGCGTGAATGTACCCTTCGGCAGTACACCCTGAGTACGTGCAGTTCTTTAAAGGAATCTCTTCTATGGTCTGTCTCCTTGTTCAGCATTCCTACTTAAAACTTACCCCGCCCTTCCTCCTGGTCTTGGATTCGTGCTGTGAAGGCTTCTATAGTGGTACCTGGGATGGCAGAAACCCTTAATAGTTTATTAAGTCTCAACCCAGTTGGCGCTCATACACGTCTTGCACATTTGTAAAGTGTTCAGCTGATTTGATCCCCTCATCTCTGGAATGGACAGAAGTTACTGTCTCCAGTTTACGTACAGAAGATGGATAGTTGGGGAATGTAAGGTCATTTGATAAGTGGTAGGCTCAGGACAGGCTCTTTTGATTCATTGTCCAGGGCTCTTTCTATTATGTTTCTGTTCATCTAAGCTTCCAGTAATTATCTTAAACTAGTTGGCCTCCCGACTTAGGAGAATGAACTTTACTAAACACATCTGTGCTCCTCCTGACCCTAAAGCCATTCCCATGTGGAGTTTCCCATGTGAGGAGTGGGCTTTGGGAAATCAGCAAGTTTTGTCCAGGAGGCTTTCTCTCTTCATGACTTCCAGAACAAGTGTGACACAAATTCAGATTCACAACCATACCAGCCTCTCTAGAGATTATCTTCTTCTCATTGAGATTCGCTCAGAAGCCCCAAAGTGAGTTTTGCAGTTACCATgtagctttttttatttaaacagctttattgagatatacttaacatattatatattccatttatttatttatttatttatttatttttaaatatttttttttattttttataaacatatatttttatccccaggggtacaggtctgtgaatcaccagatttacacacttcacagcactcaccaaagcacataccctccccaatcaACAGTCACTTCTAATCAATGTCATCTAATGTTTCCATTGACGTACAAAGTCAAGCTGCCCTGGGTCAGTCTTGGGTCAGGAATAAAGCAAGGAACCAATATTCCTTGCCCAAATGGGACTGCCCTTTCCACCTGCCCTCAAGCTCCTTACCTATCCTTCCTGCAGGTTGGGGTGTGCGGAAGTCAAGGGTGTAGTCAATTTTGAGTGAGAACCCATTCTTGGAATAAAATATATCTGGCATAAAGACTTAAAACAAGTACATGGTTGGAAAATGGAAAACTCAACATGAGTAGAAAACAAATGATACTTCACATTTTCTTACATCTGCAGTTATCATCAGTTATATTCCACTTATTTAAATGTATCATTCAGTCATCTTAGCCTATCcacagttgtgcaaccatcactacactacaatgaattttagaacattttcatccccaaaagaaactctgtacccattagcagtcattcccctTTTCCCTCAAATCCCTGTCCCGCAACCAAACACTAAAAATACGAATCTACTTTTCGTCCCTATAGTAATTTTCTTATCTTGGACCTTCCGCATAAGTGGAATTATACTATATATGTAAggccttttgtgactgacttctttcacttagcataatgtttacAAGGTTTATCCATGCTCTATTATTTATcagtacttattttctttttattgctgaatactaTTTCAGCATATGGGTAtatcacatttattcattcaccagttgatggtcATTTGGGTTGTCTacctttggctattatgaataattctgTGAATACTAGTgtataagtttttgtgtgaacatgttttcatttcttttaggtatAGActtaagagtggaattgctaagTCATGTAGTAGCTCTGTTTAGTCATTGAAGGAACTGCTAGggtgttttccacagtagctgaaccattttacatttccaccagcagaaTATGAAggttttggtttttccacatGCTTACCAGCACTTACAtccatctatcttttttttaaagattttatttatttatttgacagagatcacaagtaggcagagagagagcaggaagcaggctccccgctgaatagagagcctgatgtggggcctgatcccaggaccccaggatcacgatccaagccgagggcagaggctttaacccactgagccacccaggtgcccctccatctaTCTTTTTTGCCATATAGCTACTCtggtgggtatgaagtggtacCTCAGTGTGGTTTCTAATAGCTTATGTTTTAAGTTGACCACATCAAGCATGCTTTCCAGATTACCTTTCCAGTTATCTTCATGTGACACAATGACAGAATGGGAGCCAGGATTTGAGGAGGTAGACACGAGACAGGTGGTAGATGGAGAAAGGAAGGTTGTGGTGTTGCAGGGTCATCCTgccctccatcctcctcctcctagcTTGGACTTCTGTTTTAGCCAttaaggagcctgacacagggtggGTTATTGCTGGAGATCTGTCTTGTTCCCTCCTGGCACCAATACCTCTGAGGGTAATTTTGTAGCTCCTCCTATCAAGAGATGGAGTCTATTTATTCACTCCTCACTGGCCTTCCTGCCTCCAGATCCCACTCATTCCCTCCAGTCCATTCTCCCTCCTCACTGTAGCCAGTGATTTTTCTCATGTTCAAGCCTGATCATATCCCTGCATAAAATTCTAAGATGGTTTTTCATTACGTTGGAAAGAAGTTCACGCCCCTTAATGGGACAGTTGAGTCTTGGATGGAGCTGACCAAGCTCATGTTTTCAGCCTCAGCTCTTAAAGGCTTGCACTCCCTCAGGGATGCCATGCCATGCTGTTGCCTCTGCTTGGAACACAACTTCCTCCCTGCCCTTTTGGTCATCTGCTCAACTTTCAGGTTTCAGCTAGATTTCACTTCCTCTAGGAAACCTTCCCTCACCCCATCCTTGGAGACTGAGTATGCCTAAAGCTTTTGGGCTGTCTCCCCTTTCCCACAGTACGTTGCAGTTTCTACAGCTTTCTCCACTGTTAGACTGTGGGCGACCAGAGGGGCCCCAGGGCTTGTTAAATATTTGGGAACTGACTATCCCTCTGAAGCCCGGTACTGTGATTGTTTGTCGCAGCGAGCATCTCGAGGGCCGAAGGCCATATCCTGTATCCCCACGTTCAACACAGTGCATGGCATGGCACATGAACTGTGTAGTACGTGGAACAGCAGGATGGTGACTGTTGGTGTAGTTAGAGGTTTTGGAGCtgggcagagagagtgagcaacAGTGCTTACAGTTAGATATGTAGAATGTACGGAAGCAGCCTCTCCACACCACTGCTGGctgagcaggaagagcagcagcagCCTGGTGAGTGCCCAGTCGTCCAGAGGAGCTAGCACATTGAATTGATTGCAAATTCATTTCCCTCTCTAGTCGTTgttaaaacatatttcaaaagggagaaaaaagtttCCAGTTACCCTCTGACAGTTCCACTCTGTTTGTAGCAgtagcgattttttttttttttaaattaacgtgtaatgtattatttgctccaggggtacaggtctgtgaatcatcagttttacacaactcacagcattcaccattgcacagaccctccccagtgtccataaccaaGCCAACCTATCCACCCCCAccgtcccctgccccccagcaaccctcagtttgtttcctgagattaagtctcttatgctttgtctccctcccctatCCCATCCCATTTTAAGCAGTAGCGATTCTTAACTGAAGGTTGTGGAATTCCTTGGATTGTCTAGCCCAGTAATTCCTGCCTGGATGTATCAAAACCAGAATTCTGATGTGATAAATCTGGTCTTGTGTAAGTCACCTGTGAGGCCTGAATCCTCacaatctttttcttcttgaatatCTCCAGGGATTAGGAGCTCCCCATCTATAATGTATCACATACCGATTTTGGACAAACATTAGGAGAGTCTCTCTTGTATTGTGCTGAAATCTATCTTCCTGAAACTCTACACTTGGTGCTTGTTTGCCCCTATGGAGTGTCGCTGTCTTTGCCCTTGTCCAGTTGGGACTCCTTCAGCTCTGTAAAAACTGACCATGTCTGCTGCACACACCCTCCCCGGTGTGTTATCTCTTGGATAAACCTCTCCTGTTCTCTTGCTGTACCCCACAGGAACCATCTCCAGGCCTAGTGAGTTTCGTTTATAATTGCACTGAAATGCAGAGCACCAAATGAAACAGCCCCACAGCACGGACTGACCAATGGTTGGGGGCACTGCTCTCACCCCCCGTCTTGCCATTATTTCTTTTGCTCTAGCCTGTGACCACTTTTAATTCAGTCAGTTTGCATTTGGCATAGTTTGAGCTTATGGATTAAGCCAAAGCCCCCACGTCTTTCTCACTCAATCCATGTCTGCTGTAAATCTAAGTAACTGGCTTTTATAATCAAGCCTGGCATTTGTCCTGTCTCATGAGATTGTATCTTTTGGTTCCAAACCAATTCTAAGTAGGAAGCAGTAAGCTCAGAAGATGGAGCTGTAACAGCCATACTTGGGGAATTAGGACATGGTTAGTTACTCACTGCTGTTTCCCAGTTCAGGGAGAAGCAACATGTTTAGAGAACAGCAGACtgtctgcatttctaaccaaGTCGTCACTGCTTCCATTCCCTCTGTATAATACCCCTGACATTGTGCTGAACATGTTGCCCTCATTATCTCCTTTAGTCTCCACAGCAGCCCAGAGCACACCCTGCTGTGAAATCAAGGTGTGCTCTGGTCATCTGGATACATCACATTCATTCGAGAATGcttttaaatgaaaggaaatctCAGATCTTAGCCCAgagattctaattcagtaggAATGAAGTAGAGACAGGAAATGTCTTTTTCAAAAGTTTTCCCAGTGATCCAGTGCACCTGTTTGGGATAACTGTTTCAGTTAGTGGGTTATAGTTGCTTGGCTCTTGAACAGGACAGTTTGGGTCTCATTCATCTTCTCCCTGTAAAGCCTATTGCAGCAAAGGCCCTCAGGGAAGATGGCGGAATCAAAGTTCAGATGCATAGTTAAGTGTCAGGAGTGTGGAAATGGTCCTTGTCGTGAGTCCCGAGCTTTCTGAAGGCCAGGCATGCAGCCTTCTCTGGGGCTCTGATGGCTAACCAGGGATAGGGCTTAGCCCAGGGTGACTTGGCTTACAAAGGAGTGGGGACAGCATTGTGAGATGATCAGGCTGCCTGGTCAGGCAGAGATCCTGGGTGACGGAAATGACTGCTGTACACGAGGATGCAGCTTAATGTTACCCAACCTTCAACTTCTCATTCACCAAGAGCCAAGTTTACAAAATGCTTTTGGATAAAGATGGCACCTTTtaaatcgcttctcggccttttggctaagatcaagtgtaaacaGCTATGCAAGGATAGTGTTAGAAGGGCATACTGAGGACTCAGATGGTCTCATCTTCCACTTGTCCCTGCATCCAGCAGCTTTACCATCCACAATGTGGACAGGTCCTGGAGTGTGGGGCAGGCCTCAGACATGCCACCACCATTTTGACTAATTCTTATTTAGTAACATAATGTCAGAGCTGAAATTGCCCTTATTTTAGATGGAGAAATTGGGGTCCTGAGAGGGACAGGACTTGCCCAGCGTTTACAGTGAGCCAGACACTGAGCCCAGGGTTCTTCTACCCCACCGTGCTGCTGCACCAAAGCACCCAAGATAACTAATGGCAGAATAGACTTTTATATGCAGAAATAGAGTCCCAGTATCTTTTACTGCTCATATTCAAACATTTGCCCCAGCGCTGTTTATTGGGGAGTTAAAAATTTAACTGATCTGCAACAGCACCTTTCCTAAACCAGTTTTCACACATGCCGGGGTCTGTCTACTGTCCCACTGGTCTGTTTGTCCATCACAAGGCCAGTATGGTGCTGGCTTCATTGCCACTGCTCTATCACTACATCGTGGCATCCAGTAGAGGGCATCAGATTCAGAATCAACCtatgttctgttaaaaaaaaaaaaagttgagatctGAATAAGAACTTTATAGATACATTTGTTGAGAAGGATATACTACCAAGTCTTCCTATTCTCCAGTAATAGTATATAggtctccatttatttaggcttTAACACCTTTCAGCAAAGTTTAATAATTTTCTCATATACTAGAGTCATGAACATTTTTGATAGATTTAACTCCCAGTTACTTTTGGAggtattttttcttattactattataaatagtactttttttctatttttattttgcagaatATCATCGGTGTACCgaaatggatttctgtatattgatctTAAATCCAGCACCTATTAatgcttttttgtattttgtaagtgGAAAATCACAATCCATGAAAatgagttttcttcctttttgataccttccctttactttttttttttgtcttagggCACTGGGTGGGACCTCAAGCACAAGGAAGAGTAGTGGTGATCAGGGGTATCCTCAGcttaccctgaccttgacagGACTACTTCACACATTTCATTTGCTCtacattttctataaatctaCTTTGTGAGGTGAGGGTAGTTCATTTCTATTCCCAGTCTGCTCAGAGTTTCTAtagttctgttgtttttgttgttgaatgaGTATTATATTTTAGTGAACACTTTTTCTGAACACTTGCATCTGCTGACATcatctaattttcttttaatcccTTAATGATTATTTGGGTTCTTCCAACTCccgaaaaatgagaaaataatctaaaatataaaggaaaccTTGAGATCCTTTTATTGTCTGTCATTGTGAGCTTCACACACACACTGGCTATTGCGTAAGAGACTAAAACCCAGAAAGGCTGCTTTCTCAGGCAGCTTCCACTTAATTTGCTTTCAGGCTGGGCAGTGGACTGGACCCTGGGGGTGACAGACTGGACAGACCTGCTGGCTGACGGCGGGCCAAAGAAGTTCTACTCTGTCACATACAGGAAAGAGCAGGTCCAGGGGCCAGGAACATAGGGAACCTAGAGGAAACATGATGTAGATGCCAGACTGGAGAACGGACAAGGTAGGGATCGCTTTACTACCAAATCTGAGGTAGTAGTGCTACTTTCTAGTGCCCCCCACAACCAGTCTGGAAGTGGGCATATTTTTTCCTAATGGGCCTCTCAAAAAATGAAGGTAATCATTTTTACTTCCAAAAGATTCTGACTCCAGCAACACTGGTGAAATAAGGTGTCTCACAACAGATTTCCCGAATAGTGGATTCACCAGTGTGAATGCTTGAGCATACCCTCACCATCTAACTGCACCGAACAACTCTCTCTACTCTGCAGGGGATTCTCAGACCCAGGGAACCAGGCCCACGAGACTTACAGGGCCCCGACTCCTGTCTTCAGACCTCCACAGGGCTGTCCAGGGGCAGAACATGGAAGCATGACCACAAAGGTGACAAACTAGGACAAGCAGGAGCTTTAGGGAGCAAAGATGCTGACTTGGCAGAAGGAAGAACTTTCCTATTGATTCCCCTGGTGGGAGATGATTGCCCCATCACAGCAAATGGACAAAGACTTGATGACTGTCCAGCAGGAACTTCACAGCGCAGATTCATGCCAGTACTGGGCTGCTGCCTCTAAAGTCCCTGCTAGCCCTGGACTATGAAGTGACACCAGCTAGAAATGCCTGGGTTTGCTTGGGAGCCACGGTGATCAATGTAGTGTTTTGGCTCAGGACCATGGGGCTCATGGCATCGTTCCACAGGCCCAGCTGCTCTTTGCACTGTTGGCTTTGACACCTTAGGTCCGTTGGGTTAACCTACCTGCTCCCCAAGAGCTGGAGAGCCCTCAGAAGCTATGTGCTCCTGCATATTTTACAAATTGGATCCTCTACTGTGGGAATGTGCCAGGAAGCAACCAGAGACTTCCAACATGAAATTCTTATTTGTGGCTGGAGTTGCTGTTACCTGACTCTGCCTTCATGCACCAGTGCAGTACAAACAGGGGCTTTATTGGTGGGACTTGGGAAGCTGTGACAGAGCCCAGCATGCAGCGGTGAGGACTTGGATAACTTCCAGGAGACAAGGGATGAGAGGACTCGCCTCAGTGGGCTCTGCTGCCTGGGGGCACATTGTCCCTTCTCAGTTCTTAGAGGCAAGTGTGCAGGAAGAAGGTTCAGCACTTCACAAACTGGTGGGTGACCTCGTAGATTCCCACAGATTCCTGAGCCTTTTCATCATAGTCAGTCCAATCCTGTGGGGAAAAAATGGCCCTGTCGGCCTCATGAGATGGTTTAGGACAGTGGGGACTATGGCACTCTGGGACTTTAAAGGCCCACTTCAGGCTCTTACTGAGACATTCATGAATATGTGTGACCTAGAACAGAGCTACAGTGCATTCTGGGCAAGTTCACTtaacttctcagagcctcagttctgtcctctattaaaaaaaagggacaaaaacaGGTTGAACGTTGAAAGAAGCAAATGGGGAAACAGGTATAAATACTTAGCATCATGTCAGGCACATATAAGAGCTCGGTAAATTccagttgttgttgttatcaGGTGCTATGCAAACTGAAGGAGGTTTCTGTCCTTTTGAAGGCTGACCACAGGCTTATTTAAGGTAGTAACATGTTCAGTAATACAATTGATTTTCATTATTCATGGTAGTTATAGTCTACAAAATCACCACAAACACTGAATTAGTAAATAGTGAACCA
This Neovison vison isolate M4711 chromosome 2, ASM_NN_V1, whole genome shotgun sequence DNA region includes the following protein-coding sequences:
- the CPT2 gene encoding carnitine O-palmitoyltransferase 2, mitochondrial — translated: MVARLLLLRAWPRGPAVGPGSLCRPLSSGSGSREYLQRSIVPTMHFQDSLPRLPIPKLEDTMKRYLCAQKPLLDDDQFRKTEQHCKSFENGIGKELHKQLVARDKRNRHTSYISDPWFDMYLTARDSIVLNFNPFMAFNPDPKSEYNDQLTRATNMTISAVRFLKTLRAGLLEPEVFHLNPAKSDTDTFKRLIRFVPSSLSWYGAYLVNAYPLDMSQYFRLFNSTRLPRRTRDELVTDEKARHLLVLRKGHFYVFDVLDHDGNIVSASEIQAHLKYILSDNSPAPEFPLAYLTTENRDVWAELRQKLVSEGNEETLRKVDSAVFCLCLDDFPIEGLVHLSHSMLHGDGTNRWYDKSFNLIIAKDGTAALHFEHAWGDGVAVLRFLNEVFKDSTQAPAISPQNQPARTDSSAAVQKLTFKLSDALKTGISTAKERFDAIVKTLTIDFIQFHRGGKEFLKKQRLSPDSVAQLAFQMAFLRQYGQTVATYESCSTAAFKHGRTETIRPASIFTKRCSEAFVREPSQHSVGELQQMMAECSKYHGQLTREAAMGQGFDRHLFALRYLAAAKGTALPELYLDPAYGQINHNILSTSTLSSPAVNVGGFAPVVPDGFGIGYAVHDNWIGCNVSSYPGRNAREFLQCVEKALEDIFDVIDGKCIKT